A genomic window from Lotus japonicus ecotype B-129 chromosome 1, LjGifu_v1.2 includes:
- the LOC130719040 gene encoding uncharacterized protein LOC130719040, with the protein MSFHTAAIYSSQLICSSISSSTKSHPFFLSQMEMKKAENVKNNINDPLALSLSVEPVHTTPTYMNPFHVSLSPPSPPSTFEPPLASTNDSIDSSSSRRVRRRVEKSEIIPPPFPWATDRRARVYTLSHLLQNQIFTITGEVQCKRCERKFEMGFDLKKNFSEVSSFIAKYECTMHDRAPTIWLNPKLPTCKHCGQENSVKPVMAEKKRSVNWLFLLLGQMLGCCTLEQLRYFCKHTKNHRTGAKDRVLYRAYVELCKQLCPEWHFY; encoded by the coding sequence ATGTCGTTTCACACTGCTGCTATATATTCTTCTCAGTTGATTTGTAGTAGTATCTCCTCTTCAACTAAATCTCATCCTTTCTTTCTCTCACAAATGGAGATGAAAAAAGCAGAGAAtgtcaaaaacaacatcaatgACCCTCTTGCTCTTTCACTCTCAGTTGAACCTGTACACACTACTCCCACATACATGAACCCATTTCATGTTTCACtttcaccaccatcaccaccatcaaCCTTTGAGCCACCACTAGCTTCAACCAACGACTCCattgattcttcttcttcacgcCGCGTTCGTCGTCGTGTCGAAAAGAGTGAAATCATCCCGCCACCATTCCCATGGGCCACCGACCGTCGCGCGAGGGTATACACCCTCAGCCACCTCTTGCAAAATCAAATCTTTACAATCACAGGGGAAGTTCAGTGCAAGAGATGCGAGCGGAAATTCGAGATGGGATTTGATTTGAAGAAGAATTTCAGCGAAGTTTCGAGCTTTATTGCGAAGTATGAGTGCACCATGCATGACAGGGCACCCACAATTTGGTTGAACCCAAAGTTGCCAACTTGCAAACACTGTGGACAAGAGAACAGTGTGAAACCTGTGATGGCTGAGAAGAAACGATCAGTTAATTGGTTGTTTTTGCTGCTGGGGCAAATGCTGGGTTGCTGCACTCTTGAGCAGTTGAGATATTTCTGCAAACACACCAAGAATCATCGAACTGGTGCCAAAGATCGTGTTCTGTATCGTGCTTATGTTGAATTGTGCAAACAATTGTGCCCAGAATGGCATTTTTATTAG